In Thermorudis peleae, a genomic segment contains:
- a CDS encoding cellulase family glycosylhydrolase — protein sequence MPARRWRAWQWVVVAAHLAVILGLLATTGGVVLAGRMALRGIETGEDGQPIPYTDVNPLGVNTFLNELANPADVARELDMIAAAGFSSIRQPFFWYEIEPQPGVYQDPQWGGSTWTKYDRIVELAQARGIEIIARLDKPPRWARAGQPNLDQCPDGPPTHLADYAHFVATVVSRYRGRIHYIQLWNEPNLQGEWGCQPIDPAAFTQLLKAGYEAAKQADPSIVVLMPGLAPTDQRGPANLSDLLFLQGMYDAGAKPYFDIATAMVYGYGYSPEDRRVSFARNNFSRVIQTREIMVRNGDAAKPLWVMEYAWEALPPGWTGRPSVWGKSVSPDTQARYLYEGYLRAQREWPWMGVMCIWYFRWPIPSTDPQNRDDPTRGFAIVNEDFTPRPAYTLLSQSRRVLDRAWTGVYTAASRYLTHDAHWSAGPDTWHGAPVLRPTQPGASATITFGGPGLDLILTAPAARYAVWIDGQPAPGLPRDAQGRAVLTAPARAAPGTAVRVTVARGLADAPHIARIEALDVPSAGGLAGFAVVRIPPQARQVQLSLALCALALLLNLGSLLWNLRHPLTTPSPTPRTGMTSSRPTPTPELRA from the coding sequence GTGCCAGCCCGTCGCTGGCGGGCCTGGCAGTGGGTTGTCGTTGCCGCGCACCTGGCCGTCATCCTCGGCCTGCTGGCGACCACCGGCGGCGTCGTCCTCGCGGGCCGGATGGCCCTCCGTGGCATCGAGACCGGCGAGGACGGCCAGCCCATCCCGTATACGGACGTCAACCCGCTCGGCGTCAACACGTTCCTCAACGAGCTCGCCAACCCGGCCGACGTCGCGCGCGAGCTCGACATGATCGCCGCGGCCGGCTTCAGCTCCATCCGTCAGCCGTTCTTCTGGTATGAGATCGAGCCGCAGCCCGGCGTCTACCAGGACCCGCAGTGGGGCGGCAGCACCTGGACGAAGTACGACCGGATCGTCGAGCTCGCCCAGGCCCGCGGCATCGAGATCATCGCCCGGCTCGACAAGCCGCCGCGCTGGGCTCGCGCTGGCCAGCCCAACCTCGACCAGTGCCCCGACGGCCCACCCACGCACCTTGCAGACTACGCCCACTTCGTCGCCACCGTCGTCAGCCGCTACCGCGGGCGCATCCACTATATCCAGCTCTGGAACGAACCGAACCTGCAAGGCGAATGGGGCTGCCAGCCGATCGACCCCGCCGCCTTCACGCAACTCCTCAAAGCCGGCTACGAAGCTGCCAAACAGGCCGACCCCTCGATCGTCGTCCTGATGCCCGGCCTCGCCCCCACCGACCAGCGCGGCCCGGCCAACCTCAGCGACCTGCTCTTCCTCCAGGGCATGTACGACGCCGGCGCCAAGCCCTACTTCGACATCGCCACCGCCATGGTCTACGGCTACGGCTACAGCCCCGAAGACCGCCGCGTCAGCTTCGCCCGCAACAACTTCTCCCGCGTCATCCAAACCCGCGAGATCATGGTGCGCAACGGCGATGCTGCCAAGCCGCTCTGGGTCATGGAATACGCCTGGGAGGCCCTCCCGCCCGGCTGGACCGGCCGTCCATCGGTCTGGGGCAAATCCGTCAGCCCCGACACCCAGGCTCGCTACCTCTACGAGGGCTATCTCCGCGCCCAGCGGGAGTGGCCGTGGATGGGCGTCATGTGCATCTGGTACTTCCGCTGGCCCATCCCCTCGACCGACCCCCAGAACCGCGACGACCCCACCCGCGGCTTCGCCATCGTCAACGAGGACTTTACCCCGCGCCCAGCCTACACACTGCTCAGCCAGTCCCGCAGAGTCCTCGACCGGGCGTGGACCGGCGTCTACACCGCCGCCAGCCGCTACCTCACCCACGACGCGCACTGGTCAGCCGGGCCAGACACCTGGCACGGCGCCCCCGTCCTCCGGCCAACACAACCTGGCGCGAGCGCGACCATCACCTTCGGCGGGCCCGGCCTCGACCTCATCCTCACCGCCCCTGCCGCCCGCTACGCTGTCTGGATCGACGGCCAGCCCGCCCCCGGCCTGCCCCGCGACGCCCAGGGGCGTGCAGTGCTCACCGCACCCGCCCGTGCCGCGCCCGGCACAGCAGTGCGCGTCACCGTCGCCCGCGGCCTGGCTGATGCGCCGCATATCGCCCGCATCGAGGCGCTTGACGTCCCGAGCGCTGGCGGCCTTGCTGGCTTCGCCGTTGTCCGCATCCCGCCGCAAGCGCGCCAAGTGCAGCTGAGCCTTGCACTCTGCGCCCTCGCCCTCCTGCTCAACCTCGGCTCACTCCTCTGGAACCTGCGCCATCCCCTCACAACCCCCTCGCCCACGCCCCGAACCGGCATGACCTCTTCACGCCCTACGCCCACTCCTGAGCTGCGCGCCTGA
- a CDS encoding ABC transporter substrate-binding protein codes for MNRRQFLARSGVTLAGALLAACAGGSTATPTATPAPTRAPATSPTTAPAAAASPTTSASTPSPASQPTPTTGVARSTTPFKIGVIAALTGDLAASGKRHVDGMQLALDELGGKAGGRQLQLLAEDSAGSPQQAVAKVRRLVESEHVDAITGFTITPELTANRDYLHQNQQLTLVSTAGWPDLTRNPTVRSPYIFRTSFCQGQYEYILAQWAYDKGGFRSVAFMAPDYSTGHATADVFRTYFKKAGGQVTTEVYPPLNTQDFGPYFQRLSQSIGDAKAVWTWFIGADAIRFMTQFQDFGLKDKYTVLSTAEVGDEPYLKEVGDAALNIISAINYAARYDRAENKAFVDRFQAKYNRLPGHLEYWGYITVMILAKALDAVSGDTSNKDAFLQAIRNVRFQGPMNEVHFHPEAQGLYVTVVVRKVQKLADGTLGNVVVADYPNVHDLSF; via the coding sequence ATGAACCGACGGCAATTCCTGGCCCGTTCCGGGGTTACGCTTGCGGGCGCGCTGCTCGCCGCCTGCGCGGGAGGCAGCACTGCAACGCCAACTGCCACCCCTGCCCCAACCAGGGCCCCCGCCACAAGCCCGACCACCGCGCCAGCCGCAGCCGCGTCCCCAACGACTTCCGCCAGCACCCCCTCGCCAGCGTCCCAGCCCACGCCCACCACCGGCGTTGCCCGCAGCACCACGCCGTTCAAGATCGGCGTGATCGCGGCCCTCACTGGCGATCTCGCGGCATCCGGCAAGCGCCACGTCGATGGCATGCAGCTGGCACTCGACGAACTCGGCGGCAAAGCTGGCGGTCGGCAGCTGCAACTCCTCGCCGAAGACTCCGCTGGCTCGCCCCAGCAGGCCGTCGCCAAAGTCCGCCGCCTTGTCGAGAGCGAGCACGTCGACGCCATCACCGGCTTCACCATCACTCCCGAACTCACCGCCAACCGCGACTACCTCCACCAGAACCAGCAACTCACCCTCGTCTCCACCGCCGGCTGGCCAGACCTGACCCGCAACCCCACCGTCCGCAGCCCCTACATCTTCCGCACCTCGTTCTGCCAGGGCCAGTACGAGTACATCCTCGCCCAATGGGCCTACGACAAAGGCGGCTTCCGCTCCGTCGCCTTCATGGCGCCCGACTACTCCACCGGCCACGCCACCGCCGACGTCTTCCGCACCTACTTCAAGAAAGCTGGTGGCCAGGTCACCACCGAGGTCTATCCCCCGCTCAACACCCAGGACTTCGGCCCCTACTTCCAGCGTCTCTCCCAGAGCATCGGCGACGCGAAGGCGGTGTGGACGTGGTTCATCGGCGCCGACGCCATCCGCTTCATGACGCAATTCCAGGACTTCGGCCTTAAGGACAAGTACACCGTCCTCAGCACGGCCGAAGTCGGCGACGAGCCCTACCTCAAGGAAGTCGGCGATGCCGCCCTCAACATCATCAGCGCCATCAACTACGCTGCCCGCTACGACCGCGCCGAGAACAAGGCCTTCGTCGACCGCTTCCAGGCCAAGTACAACCGCCTCCCCGGCCACCTCGAGTACTGGGGCTACATCACCGTCATGATCCTCGCCAAAGCGCTCGACGCCGTCAGCGGCGACACCAGCAACAAGGACGCCTTCCTCCAGGCCATCCGCAACGTTCGCTTCCAGGGCCCGATGAACGAGGTGCACTTCCACCCCGAAGCCCAGGGGCTCTACGTCACCGTCGTCGTCCGCAAAGTGCAGAAGCTCGCCGACGGTACCCTCGGCAACGTCGTCGTCGCCGACTACCCCAACGTCCACGACCTCTCGTTCTAA
- a CDS encoding CCA tRNA nucleotidyltransferase — MRHDASLAEAAPLLDRLPAPQRAVAARLAEVFAAHGQALYLVGGVVRDLLLGRPVGELDCATSAPPAVTKALAQEAGAEAIYTVGEAYGTIGLVIDGVTVEITTFRAEVYPTPDRHPVVTFIDRLEADLARRDFTINAMALDPLTGALVDPFDGQADLARRVIRAVGDPAARFDEDPLRMLRAVRLAAQLGFAIEPQTLAAIQAMASELGRVSVERIAAELDRLLLAPRPSHGLQLLRESGLLAVALPELVPMAEDRGLGRHKDIWRHTLKVVDQTPPRLAVRWAALLHDAAKPMTRVINEHGEVHFFGHDVVGAELARRLLRRLRKDKALTERVAQLVALHLRPAAYDETWTDSAVRRLMVETGDLLDDLLDLAAADVTSARPERRRQAAQRLAQLRAHIARLREEAALAEIKSPLDGHELMALFGLPPGRWIAGLKAYLRELVLDGTLAPGDKAGAQAAAERWMAEHAAEYGITWPPAQHAADRNA, encoded by the coding sequence GTGCGACACGATGCATCACTGGCCGAGGCGGCTCCACTGCTCGACCGTTTGCCAGCGCCCCAGCGCGCGGTTGCGGCACGGTTGGCGGAGGTGTTCGCCGCGCACGGCCAGGCACTCTACCTGGTTGGCGGCGTGGTGCGCGACCTGCTGCTCGGGCGGCCGGTCGGTGAGCTGGACTGCGCGACGTCCGCCCCGCCGGCGGTGACGAAGGCGCTGGCACAGGAGGCTGGCGCGGAGGCGATCTACACGGTTGGCGAGGCCTACGGCACGATCGGCCTGGTCATCGATGGGGTGACGGTCGAGATCACGACGTTCCGGGCGGAGGTCTACCCAACGCCCGACCGCCATCCGGTGGTGACCTTCATCGACCGGCTGGAGGCCGACCTTGCGCGCCGCGACTTCACCATCAACGCCATGGCGCTCGACCCGCTCACCGGGGCGCTCGTCGATCCGTTCGACGGGCAGGCTGACCTTGCGCGCCGGGTGATCCGGGCGGTCGGTGACCCCGCGGCGCGCTTCGACGAAGACCCGCTGCGGATGCTCCGGGCCGTGCGCCTGGCGGCACAGCTCGGGTTTGCCATTGAGCCGCAGACGCTGGCTGCGATCCAGGCAATGGCGAGCGAGCTTGGGCGGGTGAGCGTCGAGCGCATCGCCGCCGAACTCGACCGGCTGCTGCTCGCGCCGCGGCCATCGCACGGGCTGCAGCTGCTGCGCGAGAGCGGGCTGCTGGCGGTTGCCCTGCCCGAACTGGTGCCGATGGCCGAAGACCGCGGCCTGGGGCGGCATAAGGATATCTGGCGGCACACGCTCAAGGTCGTCGACCAGACGCCGCCACGACTGGCGGTGCGCTGGGCGGCGCTGCTGCATGACGCCGCCAAGCCGATGACCCGCGTGATCAACGAGCACGGGGAAGTCCACTTCTTCGGGCATGACGTGGTCGGCGCCGAGCTGGCCCGACGGCTGCTACGACGGTTGCGCAAGGACAAGGCCCTGACGGAACGCGTGGCCCAGCTGGTCGCGCTGCACCTTCGCCCAGCCGCCTATGACGAGACCTGGACGGACAGCGCCGTGCGCCGCTTGATGGTCGAGACGGGTGATCTGCTCGATGACCTGCTCGATCTGGCCGCGGCTGACGTCACGAGCGCTCGGCCCGAGCGGCGGCGGCAGGCTGCACAACGGTTGGCCCAGCTGCGCGCGCACATCGCCCGGCTGCGCGAGGAGGCGGCGCTGGCCGAGATCAAGAGTCCGCTGGACGGCCACGAGCTGATGGCCTTGTTCGGCCTGCCGCCCGGACGGTGGATCGCCGGGCTCAAGGCGTACTTGCGCGAGCTGGTGCTCGACGGCACGCTCGCGCCCGGCGACAAGGCTGGGGCCCAGGCAGCGGCCGAGCGCTGGATGGCCGAGCACGCCGCCGAGTACGGCATCACCTGGCCGCCAGCGCAACACGCCGCTGACCGGAACGCTTGA
- a CDS encoding ABC transporter ATP-binding protein yields the protein MTAAIETVGLTRDFGSLRALDNLTVTVPAGSIFGFLGPNGAGKTTTIRLLLGLLAPTVGQARVLGFDPWKQGDAVRARVGVLLDYPGLYDRLTALENLEFFGRIWHLSASERRARSEALLRHFELWDRRNDPVGQWSRGMRQKLAIARALLHRPALVFFDEPTAGLDPVAAAALREDIARLVAQEGVTVFLTTHNLAEAERLCHLVGVIRQGRLLAVGTLAELRARQGQPRLVVVARTVPERAVAALRAQPGVEAVTPTHEGLVVTLHDSAVDTVPLVSLLVQQGVEVAEVRREQASLEDVFLTLMAEESQAEAQQEVV from the coding sequence ATGACGGCCGCAATTGAGACGGTGGGGCTCACGCGGGATTTTGGCAGTCTGCGGGCGCTTGACAACCTGACGGTGACGGTGCCCGCTGGCAGCATCTTCGGCTTTCTTGGGCCGAACGGGGCTGGGAAGACGACGACGATCCGGCTGCTGCTCGGCCTGCTTGCGCCGACGGTGGGGCAGGCACGAGTGCTGGGGTTCGACCCGTGGAAGCAGGGGGATGCGGTTCGGGCGCGGGTGGGCGTGCTGCTGGACTATCCAGGGCTCTACGACCGGCTGACGGCGCTGGAGAACCTGGAGTTTTTCGGCCGGATCTGGCACCTCTCGGCGAGCGAGCGCCGTGCGCGCAGTGAGGCGTTGCTGCGGCACTTCGAGCTGTGGGATCGCCGGAACGATCCGGTGGGGCAGTGGAGCCGGGGGATGCGCCAGAAGCTGGCGATTGCGCGGGCGCTGTTGCACCGGCCGGCGCTGGTGTTCTTCGATGAGCCGACGGCGGGGCTCGACCCGGTGGCGGCGGCAGCCCTGCGTGAGGATATTGCCCGGCTGGTTGCGCAGGAGGGGGTAACCGTCTTCTTGACGACGCACAACCTGGCGGAGGCGGAGCGGCTCTGTCACCTGGTGGGGGTGATCCGGCAGGGGCGGCTGCTGGCGGTCGGCACGCTGGCGGAGTTGCGGGCACGGCAGGGGCAGCCGCGGCTAGTGGTGGTGGCGCGCACGGTGCCGGAGCGTGCCGTTGCAGCGCTGCGCGCGCAGCCGGGCGTGGAGGCGGTGACGCCGACGCATGAAGGGCTGGTGGTGACGCTGCACGACAGTGCGGTCGACACTGTGCCGCTGGTGAGCCTGCTGGTGCAGCAGGGGGTGGAGGTGGCCGAGGTGCGGCGCGAGCAGGCGTCGTTGGAGGACGTCTTCTTGACGCTGATGGCGGAAGAATCGCAGGCCGAAGCGCAGCAGGAGGTCGTGTGA
- a CDS encoding ABC transporter permease subunit, translating to MVQKTERPRAEGGSLVADSVAVFWKDVREGLRSGGTGRGGRWTLLFILGYFGIILPLIATPSRTHGVPPELAPGRVIAGVPVMLGLLLIAFIFPGNIVCDAIAGERERHTLETLLATRLPDRAILLGKLLAGIAIGMGLSVVCLVLSTVTTLVVHPGMGLPVPPAWLGGLLLVGLELAVFEAALASIVSIYARSLRQAQQFTSMFFVVLFLVPFIGLQLMPAGLRQSVVSWLSGLHPLQAALVGAAVVLAIDVVLLAVSFALFQRERLLRS from the coding sequence ATGGTGCAGAAGACGGAGCGGCCACGGGCTGAGGGCGGATCGCTAGTGGCCGACAGCGTGGCGGTCTTCTGGAAAGATGTGCGGGAGGGGCTGCGCAGCGGCGGGACGGGGCGTGGCGGCCGCTGGACTCTGCTGTTCATCCTCGGCTACTTTGGCATCATCTTGCCGCTGATCGCGACGCCGAGCCGGACGCACGGGGTGCCCCCGGAGCTGGCGCCGGGGCGGGTCATCGCGGGGGTGCCGGTGATGCTGGGGCTCTTGCTGATCGCGTTCATCTTTCCCGGCAACATCGTCTGCGATGCGATTGCGGGCGAGCGCGAGCGGCACACGCTGGAGACGCTGCTGGCGACGCGCTTGCCCGACCGGGCGATCCTGCTGGGGAAGCTGCTGGCGGGGATCGCGATCGGGATGGGGCTGTCGGTGGTCTGCCTGGTGCTGAGCACGGTGACGACGCTGGTGGTCCATCCGGGTATGGGGCTGCCAGTTCCCCCGGCGTGGCTGGGAGGCTTGCTCCTGGTAGGGCTTGAGCTGGCGGTGTTTGAAGCGGCGCTGGCGTCGATCGTCTCGATCTATGCGCGGAGTCTGCGGCAGGCCCAGCAGTTTACGAGCATGTTCTTTGTGGTGTTGTTCCTGGTGCCGTTCATCGGGCTGCAACTGATGCCGGCTGGGTTGCGGCAGTCGGTGGTCAGCTGGCTGAGCGGGTTGCACCCGCTGCAGGCTGCGCTGGTCGGGGCGGCGGTGGTGCTGGCGATCGACGTGGTGCTGCTGGCGGTGAGCTTCGCGCTGTTTCAGCGGGAGCGGCTGCTGCGGAGCTAA